The Triticum urartu cultivar G1812 chromosome 6, Tu2.1, whole genome shotgun sequence genome includes the window TGGGAGTTTTAGTGGCTAATATAATTTTGACAATTTTGCTGCAATATCTTCAGTTTCTCTATTGATTCGGATAATTTTGCTGCTCCAATAGTCTGAAGCAGAACCTCCGTCTTCTATCTCAACGTCGGCGGCCCGACGGCGCCGACTCCTTATCGACGCCCGTCGGCGGCCCGGTGATGCGACCAGATCACTGCAAATTGCTCCATTCATGTCAGCAGCCTAATCAGGTTTATTGTAGATTGGAGTTGTCCCTTCAGTCTTGATCAATAACCAGATATTGGCAAGCTTGAGTTATCCATGGATGCATGGAAAAGATTATTCATTGTTGTGATATGCATATCTGTAGGATTAAATTCATCTGAATTATGAGCTATGTCACACTTTGCAGAGTACAGAGACTTCAGTTCACATAATCTGTTTGTACATATGTTGATGTCAGGTGGAGGTGGTCGTGCTGGCGCCACTGTTTTGCTTCATGCTGATGCGGTATAAAAGTGCCTCCTCGGCAGATGAGGATCTGAGCGTGGCCATGCTAATGAGGATGCAGGATCCACCGCCACCGGCCAGTCCGAGTGCGTTGTTGTTTTCATTCTTTGGGTCCTAGGGATTTCGAAATCAGGTGTTCGCCCCTGATGATTTCCGGGAGATAAACTGATTTCATTGGCATCATCTATTTCATTGCCTCACCAATATCCATGTGAGCCTGAGTTGTAAGTGAATGTACAAATTGCGTGGATGTGTTCCTGCAGGTGATTGCAGAGAACTTGGCAGGCAGATCAATTACGAGGAGGTCAAGGCTGAGCTGGAGTGGGGTGGGCGCCAACATGAAGGAGCTGGAGATATCTCTATTTTTGTCAGTCATTATTCAGGCTCTAAGCTTCCCCTTTCCCTATACCACATTACTTGATATTATTAAATTCAGTACGCTTACTCAACTGTGAACAAGTTCATGTGGTAAGTAGGATCAACAAGAGTTGGCTGGCAACTGCTATGTATATGTTATTATGGATCAGCCAAGGTGGttaaattttattttttttcctttttcttaaTTTATGCCCTTAAGTTTATGCTGTTAAATGCATACACATAACTTAGTTCCAGATTTAACAAGAGTACATTTTACAATGAACTTCATAGCTGATGTTGATCATAATTAGTAAGTGTACAAAGCATTTCAAGGAATTTCTGTTTTGTGCATATTGTATATTGCAGACTTGCAGTGAAGTAGTGCCATCTAAGTACCAGATGTATGTTATTTTCAAATAAGCTTTTCTTAAAATGGAAAATACTAAAAAGCAAATTGTGCCACACCGTGCAATTAAGGTGCCTTTTACTGAAAACTCAATGCAACTTCTTGTTATTTTCAAATAAGCTTTTCTTAAAATGGAAAATACTAAAAGGCAGATTGTGCCACACCGTGCAATTAAGGTGCCTTTTACTGGAAACTCAATGCAACTTCTTGTTATTCCTTCTGAACCTAGCAATTAAGCCATATCTTGTTTTCACTCCTTCTGAACCTAGCAAAATGACCTGCTTGGACCGAACGAGGACAGGTGTGTGGTGGTGGACATAAGATGCACGGCGAACATTGAGCTACAGAAGAACATTATGAAAGGTATGTACGGTAACTCCATCCATGCTTGGCCACACACCAACGTATGTTTTCCACTGGTGCTAACCTAAACAAATTCGTTTACTGTGAACTGAACAACGGTGCATCGTGATACAGAGGTTGGAGAGGCTGGAGGAGACCATATACCAACACAAAGCGCATCTTGATGGCCATCAATGAGGAGCTGGACCTGCTACACCAGGCTAATTGCAAGCATTGGGTACTTTTGTTAGCTATCAATTAAATCTCTTGTCCTGCAAGAACATGTGTTTATTTATGAAAACATTTTACATGAGCGTTGTAGGATGATTTGGACGAGATGACTGATGAGGACATGAGCGTTGTCGGATGATTTGGACGAGAGGACTGTAGCACGACGCAATGAAGAGCCAGATCGTCCGTCCGCTCCCAGCTCACTTCCCAGTTCTGTTGTGCTGCCCCGTGCACGAACCATCCAGTAAAGGTTCTGAGGTTAACATCTCTTTTGCGAGTTTCGTATAACTTTCGTTGTCACTTTATTATCTATTGATCCACATGTTTGTATTTTAACAGACATGAGTA containing:
- the LOC125513248 gene encoding uncharacterized protein LOC125513248 isoform X2, translated to MDKHLGLVLWFSLYSVCMRLDVNGTCSMWLLLGCPFVCVHSLKQNLRLLSQRRRPDGADSLSTPVGGPVMRPDHCKLLHSCQQPNQVEVVVLAPLFCFMLMRYKSASSADEDLSVAMLMRMQDPPPPASPSDCRELGRQINYEEVKAELEWGGRQHEGAGDISIFVCGGGHKMHGEH
- the LOC125513248 gene encoding uncharacterized protein LOC125513248 isoform X1, with protein sequence MDKHLGLVLWFSLYSVCMRLDVNGTCSMWLLLGCPFVCVHSLKQNLRLLSQRRRPDGADSLSTPVGGPVMRPDHCKLLHSCQQPNQVEVVVLAPLFCFMLMRYKSASSADEDLSVAMLMRMQDPPPPASPSDCRELGRQINYEEVKAELEWGGRQHEGAGDISIFQNDLLGPNEDRCVVVDIRCTANIELQKNIMKEVGEAGGDHIPTQSAS